A genome region from Longimicrobium sp. includes the following:
- a CDS encoding NAD-dependent epimerase/dehydratase family protein, which translates to MKVLVTGGTGVVGKAAVDHLLKAGHTVRLLSRGAADDVRQWASGVEPHAGSVSSDEAVAGAAEGCDAVLHVAGIVAESPPEVTFQAVNVDGTRRLAREARRAGVRRFVYVSSLGADTGESGYHRSKYQAELAVREEAPPGWLIVRPGNVYGPGDEVVSLL; encoded by the coding sequence ATGAAGGTGCTGGTTACGGGCGGAACGGGCGTGGTGGGGAAGGCGGCGGTCGACCACCTGCTCAAGGCGGGGCACACGGTGCGCCTGCTGTCGCGCGGCGCGGCCGACGACGTGCGCCAGTGGGCGTCGGGGGTGGAGCCGCACGCGGGAAGCGTGTCGTCCGACGAGGCGGTGGCGGGGGCGGCGGAGGGGTGCGACGCGGTGCTCCACGTGGCGGGAATCGTGGCCGAGAGCCCGCCCGAGGTCACCTTCCAGGCGGTGAACGTCGACGGCACGCGCCGGCTGGCGCGCGAGGCCCGGCGGGCGGGGGTGCGGCGCTTCGTCTACGTGTCGTCCCTGGGTGCCGACACGGGCGAGTCCGGCTACCATCGCTCCAAGTACCAGGCGGAGCTGGCCGTGCGCGAGGAGGCGCCGCCGGGGTGGCTGATCGTGCGCCCCGGCAACGTGTACGGCCCGGGCGACGAGGTGGTGTCGCTGCT